In the genome of Populus nigra chromosome 9, ddPopNigr1.1, whole genome shotgun sequence, one region contains:
- the LOC133702523 gene encoding large ribosomal subunit protein uL13c-like, with the protein MAMLCASSSFTASTKPSSSYSTKNGTSISPSPFVVGFSFSQSWFSLSNSRRGFEVRCEKKDKSVVTRVPLDQRWLFEESEINGPDIWNTTWYPKAADHINTEKTWYIVDATDKILGRLASTIAIYIRGKNLATYTPSVDMGAFVIVVNAEKVAVSGKKRTQKLYRRHSGRPGGMTVETFDQLQQRIPERIIEHAVRGMLPKGRLGRALFNHLKVYTGPTHPHEAQKPIELPIRDKRIQMER; encoded by the exons atgGCAATGCTTTGTGCCTCATCTTCTTTTACTGCTTCAACAAAACCCTCTTCTTCTTACTCAACAAAGAATGGAACTAGTATTAGTCCCAGCCCTTTTGTTGTTGGGTTCTCTTTTTCACAATCATGGTTTTCTTTGAGTAATAGCAGGCGTGGTTTCGAGGTTCGGTGCGAGAAGAAAGACAAGAGCGTCGTCACTCGCGTTCCTCTTGACCAACGCTGGTTGTTTGAAGAATCTGAAATTAATGGCCCT GATATTTGGAATACGACATGGTATCCTAAAGCTGCAGATCATATTAACACAGAGAAAACTTGGTACATTGTTGATGCAACTGACAAGATTCTTGGAAGACTGGCATCTACAATTGCCATTTACATTCGTGGAAAGAATTTGGCCACTTACACTCCTAGTGTGGACATGGGGGCTTTTGTGATTGTG GTAAATGCTGAGAAAGTTGCTGTATCTGGTAAGAAGAGGACCCAAAAGTTATACAGGAGGCATTCAGGAAGACCAGGCGGTATGACAGTGGAGACATTTGATCAGCTACAACAGAGGATTCCAGAAAGAATTATTGAACATGCTGTTCGTGGTATGCTTCCTAAAGGAAGG CTTGGCCGAGCATTGTTCAACCACCTTAAGGTTTACACAGGCCCAACTCATCCGCATGAGGCTCAGAAGCCAATTGAGCTGCCGATAAGGGACAAAAGAATACAGATGGAGAGATAG